The following proteins are encoded in a genomic region of Sorangiineae bacterium MSr12523:
- a CDS encoding efflux RND transporter periplasmic adaptor subunit encodes MKRAAIVLVALALAACSKSKPGPAPEEKAAEEHSDEPGHQEFPKRVKLTARAIADAKIETEPAARKVLANVLELPGEVSADPDRVAKIASPVAGRLEQVNFREGSTVKRGDVLAAVRVPDFARAKADLAASVARAQAAKVNADRLTELSSRGLAADQEVRSAKAEADALDAQAKAAGELVRAMGSPGDAVSSRLVLRAPIAGIVTRRDAFVGQPVNTDQTIATIADLSEAWFLGRVFEKDLGRLRTGAPTEVRLNAFPEQPLPGKLDYIGREIDPVARTLTARVRIANEEDRLRIGLFGIAKVEIITSAPRKPALVVPRSAVIDAFEKKIVFVREADGDFELHEVVLGDTVLGDVEIISGLREGEPVVVKGAFTLKSAILRRTLDEAE; translated from the coding sequence ATGAAACGAGCCGCCATCGTTCTCGTCGCGTTGGCGCTCGCGGCCTGTTCCAAGTCGAAGCCGGGCCCCGCCCCCGAAGAAAAAGCCGCGGAAGAGCACTCCGACGAACCCGGACACCAGGAATTCCCCAAGCGGGTCAAGCTCACCGCGCGCGCCATCGCGGATGCGAAAATCGAAACCGAGCCGGCGGCGCGCAAGGTCCTCGCGAATGTTCTCGAGCTTCCCGGCGAGGTGAGCGCCGATCCCGATCGCGTCGCGAAGATTGCCTCGCCCGTGGCCGGCCGCCTCGAGCAGGTGAACTTCCGCGAGGGCAGCACCGTCAAGCGCGGCGATGTGCTGGCCGCCGTGCGCGTCCCCGACTTCGCGCGCGCGAAGGCCGATCTCGCAGCCAGCGTTGCGCGTGCCCAAGCCGCGAAGGTGAACGCGGATCGCTTGACCGAGCTCTCCTCGCGCGGGCTCGCGGCGGACCAAGAGGTGCGCTCGGCCAAGGCCGAAGCCGATGCCCTCGATGCACAGGCCAAGGCCGCCGGTGAGCTGGTGCGCGCCATGGGCTCGCCCGGCGACGCGGTCAGCTCGCGGCTCGTCCTGCGCGCGCCCATTGCGGGCATCGTCACCCGGCGCGACGCGTTCGTCGGCCAGCCCGTCAACACGGATCAAACCATCGCCACCATCGCCGATCTCTCCGAGGCGTGGTTCCTCGGCCGCGTCTTCGAAAAGGACCTCGGCCGCCTGCGCACGGGCGCGCCCACCGAGGTGCGCCTCAATGCGTTTCCCGAGCAGCCGCTGCCCGGCAAACTCGATTACATCGGCCGGGAAATCGACCCAGTAGCGCGCACGCTCACGGCGCGCGTTCGCATCGCCAACGAGGAGGACCGGCTTCGCATCGGCCTCTTTGGCATCGCGAAGGTCGAAATCATCACGTCCGCGCCGCGCAAGCCGGCCCTCGTGGTGCCCCGCTCCGCGGTCATCGACGCCTTCGAAAAGAAAATCGTCTTCGTGCGCGAAGCCGATGGCGACTTCGAGCTGCACGAGGTCGTTCTCGGCGACACCGTGCTCGGTGACGTGGAAATCATCTCCGGCCTGCGCGAGGGCGAGCCCGTGGTCGTCAAAGGCGCCTTCACCCTGAAGAGCGCCATTCTGCGCCGTACCTTGGACGAGGCCGAGTGA
- a CDS encoding CusA/CzcA family heavy metal efflux RND transporter has protein sequence MLAFLSAVVRFSLRNRAIVLMATVLLVAAGIHSAFNLPIDAVPDVTNVQVQVITSAPALAPVEVEQYISVPVERAMAGMPRTTEIRSISKYGLSVVTVVFRDGTDIYFARQQVGERLREAQDAVPERYGKPEMGPITSGLGEIYQFTVRNERLSLMELEEILDWQIAPQLRIVPGVVEVNSFGGEDRQYQIKLDPKRLQAAGVSIAQVVSALEKSNANAGGGYIEHDREQFVIGTRGLVKNLDDLGRVVIGSTPQGVPITIATVADVQFGARLRRGAATMNGQGEVVIGVALMLLGENSRTVTEAVKEKLAAIQPSLPPGTRIEAFYDRSTLVERTIKTVGKNLAEGAALVIVVLFLILGDVRSGLVVAVTIPLALLFAIIAMNALGLSGNLMSLGAIDFGLIVDGAVIIVENAVRRLTDRQRDLARALSPDERRDIVEEATLEVRSASVFGETIIAIVYLPILTLTSIEGKLFRPMAITVLLALLGAFLFSLTLVPVLASFFVRPLPPEKGETWIVRKIHERYVPALQACMRHRWRTIGIAVVGLVAAIGLGTRVGAEFVPQLDEGDLLVEARRLPGIALRESNATAMRLERVAREIPEIDHVVTRTGSPEVATDPMGIEQSDVYIGLKPREAWRRGVTKEDIARELEERMTADVPEIAGAISQPIQMRTNELVAGFRSDVALLVYGRDLDELRRLAERAAAAIRKVDGAVDVRVEQTAGLKYLRIEPDRAKLARYGLTVDDINQAAETMAVGHHVGNVLEGERRFGIVVKTQLALADEASINLEAFRALPLRSVSGQIVPLGDVADLGFVDGPAAINRANQSRRIGVEFNVRGRDLLSVVRDAQQRVAREVTLPTGYRTEWGGQFLHYQEAKGRLAVVVPLALALILFLLWLAFRSVRLGLVIFLNVPFAVVGGVVLLWARDIPFSISAGIGFIALFGVAVLNGLVLVSFAQHLDTQMTRGPKPAIQEAAEERLRPVLMTALVASLGFLPMALSTQPGAEVQRPLATVVIGGLMTATLLTLFVLPVIYTFFAAKGRKAPYPGE, from the coding sequence ATGCTCGCGTTCCTCTCCGCCGTCGTACGCTTTTCGCTCCGGAACCGCGCCATCGTCCTCATGGCCACGGTGCTTCTGGTCGCCGCCGGAATCCATTCCGCGTTCAACCTGCCCATCGACGCCGTGCCCGACGTCACCAATGTGCAGGTGCAAGTCATCACCTCCGCCCCTGCCCTCGCGCCCGTCGAGGTGGAGCAGTACATCAGCGTGCCCGTGGAACGCGCCATGGCCGGCATGCCGCGCACCACCGAAATTCGATCCATTTCGAAGTACGGCCTCTCCGTCGTGACCGTCGTTTTTCGCGACGGCACGGATATCTACTTTGCGCGGCAGCAAGTCGGCGAACGCCTGCGCGAGGCCCAAGATGCCGTCCCCGAGCGCTATGGAAAGCCCGAAATGGGGCCCATTACCTCGGGCCTGGGCGAGATTTACCAATTCACGGTGCGCAACGAGCGCCTCTCGCTCATGGAGCTCGAAGAGATCCTCGATTGGCAGATTGCCCCGCAGCTGCGCATCGTGCCCGGCGTCGTCGAGGTGAACAGCTTCGGCGGCGAGGATCGGCAATATCAAATCAAGCTCGACCCCAAGCGCCTCCAGGCCGCCGGCGTCTCCATTGCGCAGGTGGTGTCTGCGCTGGAGAAGTCCAACGCCAACGCGGGCGGCGGCTACATCGAACACGACCGCGAGCAATTCGTCATCGGCACCCGTGGCCTGGTGAAAAACCTCGACGACCTCGGACGCGTGGTCATCGGTTCGACGCCGCAAGGGGTGCCCATCACCATCGCCACCGTGGCCGATGTGCAATTCGGCGCGCGCTTGCGGCGGGGGGCGGCCACCATGAATGGCCAGGGCGAGGTGGTCATCGGCGTGGCCTTGATGCTCCTCGGCGAGAACTCGCGCACGGTGACCGAGGCGGTGAAGGAAAAGCTCGCCGCCATCCAGCCTTCGCTGCCCCCGGGCACGCGCATCGAGGCGTTTTACGATCGCTCCACCTTGGTCGAGCGCACCATCAAGACGGTGGGAAAGAACCTCGCCGAAGGTGCGGCGCTGGTCATCGTGGTGCTCTTCTTGATCCTCGGCGACGTGCGCTCGGGCCTGGTCGTCGCCGTCACCATCCCGCTGGCGCTGCTCTTTGCCATCATTGCGATGAATGCGCTGGGGCTCTCGGGCAATTTGATGAGCCTCGGGGCCATCGACTTTGGCCTCATCGTCGACGGCGCGGTCATCATCGTCGAAAATGCCGTGCGCCGGCTCACCGATCGCCAGCGCGACCTCGCACGCGCCCTCTCCCCGGACGAGCGGCGCGACATCGTCGAGGAGGCGACGCTCGAAGTGCGCTCGGCGAGCGTCTTCGGCGAGACCATCATCGCCATCGTCTATCTGCCGATTTTGACCCTCACCTCCATCGAGGGAAAACTCTTTCGGCCGATGGCCATCACCGTGCTGCTTGCACTGCTCGGGGCCTTCCTCTTTTCGCTCACATTGGTGCCGGTCCTGGCGAGCTTCTTCGTGCGGCCGCTGCCCCCCGAAAAGGGCGAGACCTGGATCGTGCGCAAGATCCACGAGCGCTACGTGCCCGCGCTGCAAGCGTGCATGCGGCATCGTTGGCGGACCATCGGCATCGCCGTCGTCGGGCTCGTGGCCGCCATTGGCCTGGGCACGCGCGTCGGCGCGGAGTTCGTGCCGCAGCTCGACGAGGGGGATCTGCTCGTCGAGGCACGAAGGCTCCCCGGCATCGCCCTGCGCGAGTCGAATGCAACGGCCATGCGCCTCGAACGGGTCGCCCGCGAGATCCCCGAGATCGATCACGTGGTCACGCGCACCGGTTCGCCGGAGGTGGCCACCGATCCGATGGGCATCGAGCAATCCGACGTGTACATCGGACTGAAACCGCGCGAAGCGTGGCGGCGCGGTGTCACCAAGGAGGACATCGCGCGCGAGCTCGAGGAGCGGATGACGGCCGATGTGCCCGAGATCGCCGGCGCCATCTCGCAGCCGATTCAAATGCGCACCAACGAGCTCGTCGCGGGCTTTCGCTCCGACGTGGCGCTGCTCGTGTATGGGCGCGATCTCGACGAGCTCCGCCGCCTCGCGGAACGGGCCGCGGCCGCCATTCGAAAGGTCGATGGCGCGGTGGATGTGCGCGTGGAGCAAACCGCCGGGCTCAAGTACCTGCGTATCGAGCCCGACCGCGCAAAACTCGCGCGTTACGGCCTCACGGTGGACGATATCAACCAGGCCGCCGAGACGATGGCGGTTGGGCATCACGTGGGCAACGTCCTCGAAGGCGAGCGCCGCTTTGGCATCGTGGTGAAGACGCAGCTCGCGCTCGCCGACGAAGCGAGCATCAACCTGGAAGCCTTCCGGGCGCTTCCCCTTCGATCGGTCAGTGGGCAGATCGTTCCGTTGGGCGACGTGGCCGATCTCGGCTTCGTCGACGGTCCCGCGGCCATCAACCGCGCGAATCAGTCTCGCCGCATCGGCGTGGAGTTCAATGTGCGCGGGCGCGATCTGCTCTCGGTCGTGCGCGATGCACAGCAGCGCGTCGCACGCGAGGTGACGCTTCCTACGGGCTACCGCACCGAGTGGGGCGGGCAATTCCTGCACTATCAGGAGGCAAAAGGCCGTCTCGCGGTGGTCGTGCCACTGGCCCTGGCGCTCATCCTCTTCCTTCTATGGCTCGCGTTCCGTTCGGTCAGGCTCGGCCTCGTGATCTTTCTCAACGTGCCATTTGCGGTGGTAGGCGGCGTCGTTTTGCTATGGGCACGGGACATCCCCTTCTCCATTTCCGCCGGCATCGGCTTCATCGCCCTGTTCGGGGTCGCCGTTTTGAACGGGCTGGTGCTCGTGTCCTTTGCGCAACACCTGGACACGCAAATGACCAGGGGCCCGAAACCGGCAATTCAGGAAGCGGCCGAAGAACGCCTAAGGCCGGTGCTCATGACGGCGCTGGTGGCTTCGCTGGGCTTTTTGCCCATGGCGCTGTCGACCCAACCCGGGGCCGAAGTCCAGCGCCCCTTGGCCACGGTGGTCATCGGGGGGCTCATGACGGCTACCCTCCTGACCCTGTTCGTTCTTCCGGTCATTTACACTTTTTTTGCCGCAAAGGGCCGAAAGGCACCGTACCCTGGGGAGTGA
- a CDS encoding MBL fold metallo-hydrolase: MDVPLYKNLDGTTPDKGLGDALKWHFSRPRAEQGFVPPQVANDGTRIASAEPTLTWVGHATWLMRLGGKLIATDPIWSPRVGPIKRTCPPGVALESVPTPDIVTVSHSHYDHLDIPTLRRIGPSALYVVPKDVGPVLQRAGLTRIVELDWWETHIEGDVAITLVPAQHWSIRFPWDRNRRLWGGFIYQAPQATAYHAGDTAFSEEVFSRIAARFPSIDYALLPIGAYEPAWFMQAQHMGPEEAGRAWEILQARILVAMHWGTFRLTDEPMTEPPERLRTYWKDRDHDPNRLWIFPIGETRPL, from the coding sequence ATGGACGTGCCGCTCTACAAGAATCTCGACGGGACGACGCCCGACAAGGGCCTGGGTGACGCTCTCAAATGGCATTTCAGCCGGCCTCGCGCGGAGCAGGGTTTCGTCCCGCCGCAGGTCGCCAACGATGGGACGCGCATTGCGAGCGCGGAGCCCACCTTGACGTGGGTCGGTCATGCGACGTGGTTGATGCGCCTCGGCGGCAAGCTGATTGCCACCGATCCAATTTGGTCACCGCGTGTGGGGCCCATCAAGCGCACGTGCCCGCCCGGTGTGGCGTTGGAAAGTGTGCCCACGCCGGACATCGTCACTGTGTCGCATTCGCACTACGACCATTTGGATATTCCGACGTTGCGAAGGATCGGGCCGTCCGCGCTCTACGTGGTGCCGAAGGACGTCGGCCCGGTGCTGCAGCGCGCAGGGCTCACGCGGATCGTGGAGCTCGATTGGTGGGAGACGCACATCGAGGGTGACGTGGCCATCACGTTGGTGCCTGCGCAACATTGGTCGATCCGCTTTCCGTGGGATCGCAACCGGCGCTTGTGGGGCGGCTTCATCTACCAAGCGCCCCAAGCCACCGCCTACCACGCGGGCGACACGGCATTCAGCGAGGAGGTCTTCTCGCGCATCGCCGCGCGCTTCCCCTCGATCGACTATGCCCTCTTGCCCATCGGCGCCTACGAGCCCGCGTGGTTCATGCAAGCGCAGCACATGGGCCCCGAAGAAGCGGGCCGCGCATGGGAAATCCTCCAAGCGCGCATCCTCGTGGCGATGCACTGGGGCACCTTCCGCCTCACCGACGAACCCATGACCGAGCCCCCCGAGCGCCTCCGCACCTATTGGAAAGACCGCGACCACGACCCAAACCGCCTCTGGATCTTCCCCATCGGCGAAACCCGCCCCCTCTAA
- a CDS encoding type II toxin-antitoxin system VapC family toxin has translation MIIPDINLLLYANFSAYPDHVRARSWWEELLNGDEDVAIPGPTLFGFVRLATNRKLFDPPMSVELALTTVEGWLARPNVRFLLPGPRHLEIAFDLLRRSGASGNLTTDTQLAAMAIEYQAEMHSNDQDFGRFSQLRWVNPLAQAARTSKP, from the coding sequence GTGATCATTCCGGATATCAACTTGCTGCTGTATGCCAATTTCTCGGCGTATCCGGATCACGTTCGCGCACGTAGTTGGTGGGAGGAGCTGCTCAACGGCGACGAGGACGTCGCAATTCCGGGACCGACCTTGTTCGGTTTCGTGCGTCTCGCGACCAATCGAAAATTGTTCGATCCCCCAATGTCCGTCGAGCTGGCGCTCACGACGGTCGAGGGGTGGTTGGCTCGGCCCAACGTTCGATTCCTATTGCCTGGCCCGCGCCATCTGGAGATCGCGTTCGACCTGCTTCGGCGGTCGGGGGCTTCAGGTAACCTCACCACGGACACTCAATTGGCAGCGATGGCCATCGAGTATCAGGCCGAAATGCATTCGAACGATCAAGACTTCGGGCGATTCTCCCAGCTTCGATGGGTCAATCCGCTCGCTCAGGCGGCGCGTACCTCGAAGCCGTGA
- a CDS encoding RNA polymerase sigma factor, with translation MALLQMVLTETPPADAATDVALVAALRRREAHAFDELYRRYHTRLWRFLVRLGGAHVAEDLFQDTWLAVAKHAAHLQEDTDFAAWIFTVARNRYLSHRRWAFVDRMRREWFGKEPSTPVVGPERAAVTRQETERVEHALETLAPIHREVLLLVVVEGLSTEQVGKILDLQSEAVRKRLSRARAALAERLEERT, from the coding sequence ATGGCGCTCTTGCAGATGGTCCTGACCGAAACTCCGCCCGCGGATGCGGCCACGGACGTGGCGCTCGTGGCCGCGCTCCGGCGGCGCGAGGCGCATGCCTTCGATGAGCTCTACCGGCGCTACCACACGCGGCTGTGGCGCTTTCTGGTGCGGCTGGGGGGCGCGCACGTGGCCGAGGATCTCTTCCAGGACACGTGGCTCGCGGTGGCGAAGCATGCGGCGCACCTGCAAGAGGACACGGATTTTGCGGCGTGGATTTTCACCGTGGCGCGCAACCGGTACCTAAGCCACCGGCGGTGGGCCTTCGTCGATCGGATGCGGCGCGAGTGGTTCGGCAAGGAGCCGTCGACCCCCGTCGTGGGGCCCGAGCGGGCGGCGGTGACGCGTCAAGAGACAGAGCGGGTGGAACACGCGCTCGAAACGCTCGCCCCGATCCATCGCGAGGTGCTGCTTCTCGTGGTCGTCGAAGGCCTCTCCACGGAGCAGGTGGGCAAGATTCTCGATTTGCAGAGCGAAGCGGTCCGCAAGCGACTCTCCCGGGCACGCGCTGCCCTCGCGGAACGACTGGAGGAGCGAACATGA
- a CDS encoding aminotransferase: MSSEVPAGWPRISSALFYDDAPAAIDWLGRAFGFVTRLKVEGDDGSIVHSELEYEEGLIMVGSTARGTDGRKSPRSIDGANTQSLFIYVADIEAHYARAKAAGAKIVAELETKNYGDEHWVDRGYAAVDCEGHHWWFAQRMSTSKKQTA, encoded by the coding sequence ATGTCCAGCGAAGTGCCTGCGGGGTGGCCCCGCATTTCGTCCGCTCTTTTCTATGACGATGCGCCCGCCGCCATCGATTGGCTCGGCCGCGCTTTTGGCTTCGTCACCCGCCTCAAGGTCGAGGGGGACGACGGCAGCATCGTGCACTCGGAGCTCGAGTACGAAGAGGGGCTCATCATGGTGGGCTCCACAGCGCGCGGGACCGACGGGCGCAAGAGCCCGCGCTCGATCGATGGCGCGAACACGCAATCGCTCTTCATCTACGTGGCCGACATCGAGGCGCATTACGCGCGCGCCAAGGCTGCGGGCGCGAAGATCGTGGCCGAACTGGAGACGAAGAACTACGGCGACGAGCACTGGGTGGATCGCGGCTATGCGGCGGTGGATTGCGAAGGCCATCACTGGTGGTTCGCGCAGCGCATGAGCACCTCGAAGAAGCAGACCGCCTGA
- a CDS encoding metalloregulator ArsR/SmtB family transcription factor — translation MTAAAVDLDRTLAALADPTRRGVVDLLRQRPQRAGELAAAFDMSAPAMSRHLRVLRKTGLVEEDELPDDARVRVYRLRPEPFARLRDWLDEVETFWTGQLDAFKAHAERRKKRS, via the coding sequence ATGACCGCGGCGGCCGTCGATCTGGATCGCACGCTCGCTGCGCTGGCCGATCCCACGCGCCGCGGCGTCGTGGATCTGCTCCGCCAAAGGCCGCAGCGCGCGGGGGAGCTCGCCGCGGCGTTCGACATGAGTGCACCGGCGATGAGCCGCCACCTTCGCGTGCTCCGCAAAACGGGCCTGGTCGAAGAGGACGAGCTCCCGGACGACGCACGCGTGCGCGTCTACCGCCTTCGGCCCGAGCCGTTTGCGCGATTGCGCGATTGGCTCGACGAGGTGGAGACGTTCTGGACAGGCCAACTCGATGCCTTCAAAGCCCACGCCGAACGGAGAAAAAAGCGCTCATGA
- a CDS encoding SRPBCC domain-containing protein translates to MNLPDRARVTTFVAVEPTEAFAIFTEEIDQWWKRGRRFRFGGQGTLRFEGGRLVETLASGGEFEVGRVLVWEPGARLVFEWRGTNFAVDEITEVEVRFEGMNDGTQVMLEHRGFSKLRPDHPARHGLLDQAFTDMMGRWWGELAMAYRNHVANKAQPPLA, encoded by the coding sequence ATGAACCTTCCCGATCGCGCCCGGGTCACGACCTTCGTCGCCGTCGAGCCAACGGAGGCCTTCGCGATCTTCACCGAGGAGATCGACCAGTGGTGGAAACGCGGCCGACGATTCCGCTTCGGCGGCCAAGGCACGCTGCGCTTCGAGGGCGGCCGGCTGGTGGAAACATTGGCTTCGGGCGGCGAATTCGAGGTGGGCCGCGTCCTCGTCTGGGAGCCGGGCGCCCGCCTGGTCTTCGAGTGGCGCGGGACCAACTTCGCCGTGGATGAAATCACCGAGGTCGAGGTGCGCTTCGAGGGCATGAACGACGGCACGCAGGTGATGCTCGAGCACCGCGGCTTCAGCAAGCTGCGGCCGGATCATCCGGCGCGCCATGGCCTGCTGGATCAGGCCTTCACCGACATGATGGGCCGCTGGTGGGGTGAGCTGGCCATGGCTTATCGCAACCATGTTGCAAATAAAGCGCAGCCGCCTCTGGCCTAG
- a CDS encoding class I SAM-dependent methyltransferase, which produces MAAIDFDAIRREWDEHAAGEEEWTKSPSVNRSLRWREIDRCTDPARGVRTILDVGGATGAFSIPLARRGFEVTHVDISPAMLDIARGKVEASPIRGSGSIRFIEGNAADLSAFADRSFDVVLNMDGPLSGSGPEADRVLRESCRVTRRTLIVSAAHKAWVATSRRRDGKSRDGIRAFTASELRRFIENNGLHVERASGMGSLAHLCGNAYVQELVASGDSGAFEAFVDECEHFDRHISPDGPGSNDDTGLFAIARRI; this is translated from the coding sequence ATGGCAGCCATCGATTTCGACGCGATCCGGCGTGAGTGGGACGAACATGCAGCGGGGGAAGAAGAATGGACCAAATCGCCTTCGGTGAACCGCTCGCTGCGGTGGCGTGAAATCGACCGGTGTACCGATCCCGCGCGCGGGGTGCGAACCATCCTCGACGTGGGAGGCGCCACCGGTGCGTTCTCGATTCCCCTCGCCCGCCGCGGCTTCGAGGTCACCCACGTGGACATCTCGCCGGCGATGCTGGACATCGCGCGCGGCAAGGTGGAGGCGTCGCCCATCCGGGGCAGCGGCAGCATCCGCTTCATCGAAGGAAACGCGGCAGACCTTTCCGCATTCGCGGATCGCTCGTTCGACGTGGTGCTCAACATGGATGGCCCTCTCTCGGGCTCCGGCCCCGAGGCCGACCGCGTCCTCCGTGAAAGCTGCCGCGTGACCCGCCGCACGTTGATCGTGTCGGCCGCACACAAGGCCTGGGTGGCGACATCCCGCCGGCGCGACGGGAAATCGCGCGACGGTATCCGGGCCTTCACGGCGAGCGAGCTACGACGCTTCATCGAGAACAACGGCCTCCACGTCGAGCGCGCCTCCGGCATGGGTTCCCTCGCGCACCTCTGCGGAAACGCATACGTCCAGGAGCTCGTAGCATCGGGCGACAGCGGCGCATTCGAGGCGTTCGTCGACGAGTGCGAGCACTTCGACCGGCACATCTCCCCCGACGGCCCCGGCTCCAACGACGACACAGGCCTCTTCGCCATCGCCCGCCGGATCTAA
- the gspD gene encoding type II secretion system secretin GspD: protein MKVTLRREVFLAGASLCVGLSSLLAFPRSVFAADPPFKPELQVKPVGPNEKINFQLVDAEISELVRVVGGFTGKRFVIANNKVKSIRATIVAAQPITAAEAYQAFLSVLQANGLTVLERGTYYQIVESKDVERQNTAVVPNDSLPAEDRYVTQVLRLKSVRAEDVAEQVLSKFQSRDGSIVPYAPGNLLIMTDTGSNLRRMMRLLEDIDVPNASEDKLYFEPIHYASAADVEKKLTEIFDLKKKDVPTNDGLHITKVIAIDRPNALAIVATPESYKRLLGIVRIMDQPLSNEGQINVVPLQHVDAKKIVQSLNEAVNGAAPAGGGAPAPGGGGGGGGAPKAALSVLESAVKISADESTNSILVTSSPRDFASIKMVIEKLDRPKRQVYIEAVVMEVSASSGFNFGVAWHGGNITDNGSLLYGGFQASKSALPPDASSLQAFALGVRTPEIPLPFSIPTGTGSSINSIPGLGMLITAAASTKGTDILSTPSIVASDNTAAELKVQINTPLNPNAPPPSVIAGGTTFPGTSTNANLQKIGPRIKITPHLNDSDEIRLDVDEQISDITERPTTTYGSVIFVERSATTTLTVKDEETVVIAGLMRNNVTKSVDKVPILGDIPVLGALFRNTVESNEKSNLVLVLTPHIMRDKADRVRIFEKKMEERQAMIDHASLFGAQAWEPPKNYAHSRGLVSEIRKAYGETANKAALERQRNQREMKTHEPREPVDMPTPIQTWGVPDSSSSKPPAGRPAPNVER, encoded by the coding sequence TTGAAAGTTACGTTACGTCGCGAGGTCTTCCTCGCAGGCGCGTCCCTTTGTGTTGGCCTCTCGTCGCTGTTGGCCTTTCCTCGTTCGGTGTTCGCGGCCGACCCACCATTCAAACCGGAGCTGCAGGTCAAACCGGTCGGTCCCAACGAGAAGATCAACTTTCAGCTGGTGGACGCGGAGATCTCCGAGCTCGTCCGCGTCGTGGGGGGATTTACCGGCAAGCGCTTCGTCATTGCCAACAACAAGGTGAAATCGATTCGAGCCACCATTGTGGCGGCCCAGCCCATTACGGCGGCCGAGGCCTACCAGGCCTTTCTCTCCGTGCTTCAGGCCAATGGCCTCACGGTGCTGGAGCGTGGGACCTATTATCAAATCGTCGAATCGAAGGATGTCGAGCGGCAGAACACCGCGGTGGTGCCGAACGATTCGCTGCCCGCCGAGGATCGGTACGTGACGCAGGTGCTGCGGCTGAAGAGCGTGCGCGCGGAGGACGTGGCCGAGCAAGTGCTGTCGAAGTTCCAAAGTCGCGATGGTTCCATCGTGCCGTATGCGCCGGGCAACCTGCTCATCATGACCGACACTGGCTCGAACCTGCGGCGCATGATGCGGCTCCTCGAGGACATCGACGTGCCCAATGCCTCCGAGGACAAGCTGTATTTCGAGCCGATTCATTATGCATCGGCGGCCGACGTGGAGAAAAAGCTGACCGAGATCTTCGATTTGAAGAAGAAGGACGTTCCCACCAACGACGGCCTTCACATCACCAAGGTGATTGCCATCGATCGGCCGAATGCCCTGGCCATCGTGGCCACCCCCGAGTCGTACAAGCGGCTTTTGGGCATCGTGCGCATCATGGATCAGCCCCTGAGCAACGAGGGGCAGATCAATGTGGTGCCGCTGCAGCACGTGGATGCGAAGAAGATCGTGCAGTCGCTCAACGAGGCGGTGAACGGTGCGGCGCCGGCGGGCGGTGGTGCGCCTGCGCCGGGGGGAGGTGGTGGCGGGGGCGGTGCGCCGAAGGCGGCGCTGAGCGTGCTGGAGTCGGCGGTGAAAATCAGTGCGGACGAATCGACCAATTCGATCCTCGTGACATCGTCACCGCGCGATTTCGCATCGATTAAAATGGTTATCGAAAAGCTGGATCGACCGAAGCGGCAAGTCTACATCGAGGCCGTGGTCATGGAGGTTTCGGCCAGCAGCGGCTTCAATTTCGGTGTGGCCTGGCACGGCGGCAACATCACCGACAATGGCAGCTTGCTCTACGGAGGATTTCAGGCCAGCAAATCGGCGCTGCCGCCCGACGCGTCGTCGCTTCAGGCCTTTGCGTTGGGCGTTCGCACCCCGGAGATTCCGCTGCCGTTCAGCATTCCTACGGGTACGGGCTCGAGCATCAACTCCATTCCGGGCCTGGGAATGCTCATCACGGCCGCGGCGAGTACGAAGGGAACCGATATTCTTTCCACGCCGAGCATCGTGGCGAGCGACAACACCGCGGCCGAGCTCAAGGTGCAGATCAACACGCCGTTGAATCCGAATGCGCCGCCGCCTTCGGTCATCGCGGGCGGCACGACGTTTCCAGGCACGAGCACGAACGCGAATTTGCAGAAGATTGGACCGCGCATCAAAATCACGCCCCACCTCAACGACTCGGACGAAATACGGCTCGATGTCGACGAGCAGATCAGCGACATCACCGAGCGTCCGACCACGACGTACGGTTCCGTCATTTTCGTCGAGCGTTCGGCCACCACGACGCTCACCGTGAAGGACGAGGAGACGGTGGTCATCGCCGGGCTGATGAGGAACAACGTGACCAAGTCGGTGGACAAGGTACCCATCCTGGGCGACATCCCCGTTCTCGGAGCCCTCTTTCGCAACACGGTGGAAAGCAACGAGAAGAGCAACCTGGTGCTCGTGCTCACGCCGCACATCATGCGCGACAAGGCGGACCGCGTTCGCATCTTCGAGAAAAAGATGGAAGAGCGTCAGGCGATGATCGACCATGCATCCCTGTTCGGCGCCCAAGCGTGGGAGCCGCCGAAAAACTACGCGCACTCGCGCGGCCTCGTGAGCGAAATCCGCAAGGCCTACGGCGAGACCGCCAACAAGGCGGCCCTGGAGCGGCAGCGCAACCAGCGCGAGATGAAGACCCACGAGCCACGCGAGCCCGTGGATATGCCCACCCCCATTCAAACCTGGGGCGTACCCGACTCCTCGTCATCCAAGCCTCCCGCTGGAAGACCCGCTCCCAACGTTGAGCGCTAG